In Carboxydothermus pertinax, the following proteins share a genomic window:
- a CDS encoding transposase has protein sequence YRKRLRTTNSLERLNEEIRRRERVIRIFPNRESAIRLIGALLMEQDEKWASSKKYLDIAEYFEWQKEASKNSGE, from the coding sequence TATCGCAAAAGACTTCGTACCACCAATAGTTTAGAACGGTTAAACGAAGAAATCCGCCGGCGCGAAAGGGTTATTAGGATCTTTCCTAATCGGGAATCGGCTATCCGCTTGATTGGTGCTTTACTAATGGAACAAGATGAAAAATGGGCCTCGAGTAAAAAATACTTGGACATAGCCGAATATTTTGAATGGCAGAAGGAAGCCTCAAAAAATTCAGGAGAAAA